The Mytilus galloprovincialis chromosome 7, xbMytGall1.hap1.1, whole genome shotgun sequence genome has a window encoding:
- the LOC143082138 gene encoding uncharacterized protein LOC143082138 isoform X2, protein MKFNSITTRLSAILFSKDDAESVLRFEPMGTYLLYRDYESDRMYLSLRSENYVEHHRINYEDNLYYMDNQPYPYLDSIVRYHQRHKLNGTRLKHQAHLSARTVKLFTTKITAQNGNVPLDRKSKSESDITDNNNVIGIEHKNDVLVGKSRISKSSGRLWISGIHKSLKRMSAPERDIPFSGSGIYHRDPRPNTFTENGYIPHIDEGDNLDDIIEDLQDFHQSLNSSPRTDNSSPRTDISSPRTDNSYSDTKSERRATYKEIAAPGDERRFDVTTAFGFGRTSFTTNMKLPDTLAQNRQFSATEIKSPVAGVTPAEHVQHTENNENSNILFCSHL, encoded by the exons atgaaatttaattcAATAACTACACG ATTAAGCGCTATATTGTTTAGTAAGGACGACGCTGAATCAGTATTAAGATTTGAACCAATGGGAACGTACCTTTTATATCGTGATTATGAATCTGATAGGATGTACCTTTCATTAAG ATCAGAGAATTACGTTGAACATCACAGGATAAACTATGAGGATAACTTGTATTATATGGATAATCAGCCGTATCCTTACCTAGATTCGATCGTCCGATATCACCAAAGACACAAACTTAATGGTACAAGACTCAAACATCAG GCACATCTCAGTGCAAGAACTGTTAAGTTGTTTACTACAAAAATCACAGCTCAGAATGGCAATGTTCCGCTCGACCGAAAATCAAAATCCGAATCCGATATTACAGACAATAACAATGTTATTGGAATCGAACATAAAAATGACGTTTTAGTTGGAAAAAGCCGAATATCAAAATCAAGTGGACGTCTCTGGATTTCCGGTATTCATAAATCATTAAAGCGCATGTCTGCACCAGAAAGGGATATTCCATTTTCTGGAAGTGGAATATATCATAGAGATCCACGACCAAATACATTCACTGAAAATGGCTACATTCCTCATATTGACGAAGGAGATAATTTAGACGATATAATAGAGGATTTACAAGATTTTCATCAGTCACTCAATTCATCGCCAAGGACAGACAATTCATCGCCAAGGACAGACATTTCATCGCCAAGGACAGACAATTCGTATTCAGATACAAAATCAGAAAGAAGGGCAACTTATAAAGAAATAGCAGCCCCAGGTGACGAAAGGCGATTTGATGTTACAACAGCTTTTGGTTTTGGAAGGACGTCTTTTACGACAAATATGAAATTACCGGATACTCTCGCtcaaaacagacaatttagtgcAACAGAAATTAAATCGCCGGTTGCGGGAGTTACACCTGCAGAACATGTGCAACATACGGAGAACAATGAAAATtccaatattttgttttgtagtcATTTATAG
- the LOC143082138 gene encoding uncharacterized protein LOC143082138 isoform X1 has product MKIHRKTTDRQSYFFVYQYFRMGFGASKQVVISAAANENVARLSAILFSKDDAESVLRFEPMGTYLLYRDYESDRMYLSLRSENYVEHHRINYEDNLYYMDNQPYPYLDSIVRYHQRHKLNGTRLKHQAHLSARTVKLFTTKITAQNGNVPLDRKSKSESDITDNNNVIGIEHKNDVLVGKSRISKSSGRLWISGIHKSLKRMSAPERDIPFSGSGIYHRDPRPNTFTENGYIPHIDEGDNLDDIIEDLQDFHQSLNSSPRTDNSSPRTDISSPRTDNSYSDTKSERRATYKEIAAPGDERRFDVTTAFGFGRTSFTTNMKLPDTLAQNRQFSATEIKSPVAGVTPAEHVQHTENNENSNILFCSHL; this is encoded by the exons ATGAAAATACATCGAAAGACAACTGATCGACAATCATATTTCTTTGTATATCAATATTTTCGTATGGGATTTGGAGCCAGCAAACAGGTCGTAATCAGTGCAGCAGCTAACGAAAATGTCGCTAG ATTAAGCGCTATATTGTTTAGTAAGGACGACGCTGAATCAGTATTAAGATTTGAACCAATGGGAACGTACCTTTTATATCGTGATTATGAATCTGATAGGATGTACCTTTCATTAAG ATCAGAGAATTACGTTGAACATCACAGGATAAACTATGAGGATAACTTGTATTATATGGATAATCAGCCGTATCCTTACCTAGATTCGATCGTCCGATATCACCAAAGACACAAACTTAATGGTACAAGACTCAAACATCAG GCACATCTCAGTGCAAGAACTGTTAAGTTGTTTACTACAAAAATCACAGCTCAGAATGGCAATGTTCCGCTCGACCGAAAATCAAAATCCGAATCCGATATTACAGACAATAACAATGTTATTGGAATCGAACATAAAAATGACGTTTTAGTTGGAAAAAGCCGAATATCAAAATCAAGTGGACGTCTCTGGATTTCCGGTATTCATAAATCATTAAAGCGCATGTCTGCACCAGAAAGGGATATTCCATTTTCTGGAAGTGGAATATATCATAGAGATCCACGACCAAATACATTCACTGAAAATGGCTACATTCCTCATATTGACGAAGGAGATAATTTAGACGATATAATAGAGGATTTACAAGATTTTCATCAGTCACTCAATTCATCGCCAAGGACAGACAATTCATCGCCAAGGACAGACATTTCATCGCCAAGGACAGACAATTCGTATTCAGATACAAAATCAGAAAGAAGGGCAACTTATAAAGAAATAGCAGCCCCAGGTGACGAAAGGCGATTTGATGTTACAACAGCTTTTGGTTTTGGAAGGACGTCTTTTACGACAAATATGAAATTACCGGATACTCTCGCtcaaaacagacaatttagtgcAACAGAAATTAAATCGCCGGTTGCGGGAGTTACACCTGCAGAACATGTGCAACATACGGAGAACAATGAAAATtccaatattttgttttgtagtcATTTATAG
- the LOC143082137 gene encoding cholecystokinin receptor-like has product MENNATYSNAVSVWNSKLSKILIPNNIILSLYIFFGIIGNTTVIIVYRFRMRKKSEDRYFIPILAVSDLAGATVCGSFGIALNMMQTEFYNKHLCKAWWFFAAFTTYMSILLLLIIATQRYLKVCRPQGHQMKQFHKRLGVGLSVCLACVLAVPTTALYGSVDFPNADGSVVGARCSKLKEVNKTLTLLYGVIIIVILLTSMTVMIFFYSRIGHKVYVHFKYKKSSHSSGKELTSSNIEEMHTVSSVIVSDEHVTEHKESEREKHKPEVITTKTKSKVKHSTGSADINKRLVHKFTIMFMMITIVFLICYIPKVILIVIEGLNPYFWQNFSDNELPGILFIYRMYIVNNVINPFIYAFMDIDFRKETKKLFSFNTLTSCLK; this is encoded by the coding sequence ATGGAGAACAATGCAACATATTCTAACGCAGTTTCGGTGTGGAACTCGAAGTTATCGAAAATCTTGATTCCAAACAATATCATATTAtccctttatatattttttggaatTATTGGGAACACCACTGTAATAATAGTTTACCGATTCCGAATGAGGAAAAAGTCCGAAGACAGATATTTTATTCCAATATTGGCTGTTTCGGATTTAGCGGGAGCTACAGTTTGTGGTTCGTTCGGAATTGCGCTAAATATGATGCAGACAGAATTTTATAACAAACATTTATGCAAGGCCTGGTGGTTTTTTGCAGCTTTTACGACATATATGTCTATTCTATTGTTACTGATTATCGCAACACAAAGGTATCTTAAAGTATGTAGACCTCAAGGACATCAAATGAAACAATTCCATAAACGTTTAGGGGTAGGATTGTCTGTATGTCTCGCCTGTGTACTAGCAGTACCGACAACCGCCTTGTACGGATCAGTTGATTTTCCGAATGCGGACGGAAGTGTTGTAGGTGCGCGTTGTAGCAAGTTAAAGGAAGTTAACAAAACGTTGACGCTACTGTATGGCgtaattattattgttattcTCTTGACTTCAATGACAGTCATGATTTTTTTCTACAGTAGAATTGGGCATAAGGTATACGTTCATTTCAAGTACAAGAAAAGTTCACATTCATCTGGTAAAGAACTAACAAGTTCAAATATTGAAGAAATGCACACTGTCTCGTCTGTTATTGTCAGTGACGAACATGTAACAGAACACAAGGAATCAGAAAGAGAAAAACATAAACCGGAAGTAATTACAACTAAAACTAAGTCAAAGGTCAAACATTCAACAGGAAGTGCTGATATAAATAAGAGGCTTGTACATAAATTTACAATTATGTTTATGATGATTACGATAGTATTTCTAATTTGCTATATTCCTAAAGTAATTTTGATAGTGATAGAAGGTCTAAATCCATATTTCTGGCAGAACTTCTCCGACAATGAACTACCCGgaattctatttatttatagaatGTATATAGTAAACAACGTCATCAATCCGTTTATTTATGCTTTTATGGATATCGATTTCCGGAAAGAGACCAAAAAATTGTTCAGTTTCAATACTTTAACCTCgtgtctaaaataa